One Siniperca chuatsi isolate FFG_IHB_CAS linkage group LG8, ASM2008510v1, whole genome shotgun sequence DNA segment encodes these proteins:
- the adra2db gene encoding alpha-2Db adrenergic receptor — protein sequence MDLTQLNLLVENVSNDENTTDTPLNLPHTEAATALIIVVVTVIISVTIVGNVLVIVAVLTSRALRAPQNLFLVSLASADILVATLVIPFSLANEVMGYWYFGSTWCAFYLALDVLFCTSSIVHLCAISLDRYWSVTKAVSYNLKRTPKRIKSMIAVVWIISAVISFPPLLMTKHDERECLLNDETWYILSSCLVSFFVPGLIMILVYCKIYKVAKQRSSTVFVAKNGLERQPSQSETCFVRKDRFEMESPSSQSSGSHQQRQGELDDIDLEESCCPSDTKPRNHRFTKRRKVEGSECCPPQNCRLSWASARALQLYPEQKNPAGRQQLAAANKTKVAQMREKRFTFVLAVVMGVFVLCWFPFFFTYSLHAICRDSCYIPGALFNLFFWIGYCNSSVNPIIYTIFNRDFRKAFKKIVCRTSKRT from the coding sequence ATGGATTTAACCCAGTTAAATCTGTTGGTGGAAAATGTTTCCAACGATGAGAACACCACAGACACACCGCTTAACTTGCCACACACGGAGGCAGCTACTGCGCTCATCATTGTGGTGGTTACTGTGATCATTTCGGTAACCATTGTCGGTAACGTGTTGGTGATTGTGGCGGTGCTGACCAGCCGGGCTCTCCGTGCGCCCCAGAACCTTTTCCTGGTCTCTCTGGCATCAGCGGACATCCTGGTGGCCACGCTGGTCATCCCCTTCTCCCTCGCCAATGAGGTCATGGGCTACTGGTACTTTGGAAGTACTTGGTGCGCCTTCTATCTGGCTCTGGACGTGTTGTTCTGCACCTCATCCATCGTGCACCTGTGCGCCATCAGCCTGGACCGCTACTGGTCAGTAACAAAGGCGGTCAGCTACAACCTGAAGCGGACACCAAAGCGCATCAAGTCCATGATCGCTGTAGTGTGGATAATATCTGCTGTAatctccttccctcctcttctcatGACCAAACATGATGAACGGGAGTGCCTGCTGAACGATGAGACCTGGTacatcctctcctcctgtctggtGTCCTTCTTCGTTCCTGGTCTCATCATGATTCTGGTTTACTGTAAGATCTATAAGGTGGCCAAGCAGCGCTCATCCACCGTGTTCGTGGCCAAGAACGGCCTGGAGAGGCAGCCCTCTCAGTCCGAGACCTGTTTCGTCAGGAAGGACCGGTTCGAGATGGAGAGCCCGAGTAGCCAGAGCTCCGGCAGCcaccagcagagacaggggGAGCTGGACGACATCGACCTGGAAGAGAGCTGCTGTCCGTCGGATACTAAACCCCGCAATCATCGCTTCACCAAACGGAGAAAAGTGGAGGGGTCAGAGTGCTGCCCGCCTCAGAACTGCCGTCTCTCCTGGGCTTCGGCCCGGGCGTTGCAGCTCTACCCCGAGCAGAAGAACCCAGCTGGGCGACAACAGCTGGCCGCGGCCAACAAAACCAAAGTGGCCCAGATGCGGGAGAAACGTTTCACCTTCGTGCTGGCGGTAGTGATGGGGGTGTTTGTGCTTTGCTGGTtcccttttttctttacttACAGCCTGCATGCTATCTGCAGAGACAGCTGCTACATCCCTGGTGCACTTTTCAACCTTTTCTTTTGGATTGGCTACTGCAACAGTTCTGTGAACCCCATAATATACACTATTTTCAACAGGGATTTCAGGAAAGCCTTCAAGAAAATCGTATGCAGAACTTCTAAACGCACATAA